In one window of Gossypium hirsutum isolate 1008001.06 chromosome A01, Gossypium_hirsutum_v2.1, whole genome shotgun sequence DNA:
- the LOC107925547 gene encoding momilactone A synthase produces MMSSPAQSSVAKRLEGKVALITGGASGIGESTARLFLKHGAKVLIADIQDELGQSLCKELGTPDIISYIHCDVTCETDVQNAVDLAVSRYGKLDIMFNNAGVAGEDELRAIASEGDNFRKVLDVNVVGGFLGAKHAARVMVPARKGCILFTASVASLLYVGVPHAYITSKHAVVGLAKSLSGELGEYGIRVNCISPHGIATPMMFKTLKTSDKRKVEEMILRNGVLKEAILEAEDIAQAALFLASDEAKYVSGVNLPVDGAYSINNQTWKKGLMEDCIAE; encoded by the exons ATGATGAGTAGTCCTGCTCAGTCTTCGGTAGCCAAGAG GTTAGAAGGCAAGGTAGCATTGATAACTGGTGGTGCAAGTGGCATAGGAGAGAGCACAGCTAGGCTGTTTCTCAAGCATGGAGCCAAGGTTCTTATTGCTGATATCCAAGATGAATTAGGTCAATCTCTCTGCAAAGAGCTCGGAACCCCAGATATCATCAGTTATATCCATTGTGATGTGACGTGCGAAACGGATGTCCAAAACGCCGTGGACTTAGCGGTCTCTAGGTATGGTAAGCTTGATATCATGTTCAATAATGCCGGTGTTGCAGGGGAGGATGAGTTGAGAGCCATTGCTTCAGAAGGTGATAACTTTAGGAAGGTCCTTGATGTCAATGTGGTTGGTGGTTTCTTGGGTGCCAAGCATGCTGCTCGAGTGATGGTTCCGGCCCGAAAGGGGTGCATTCTCTTCACCGCTAGCGTCGCTTCATTGCTTTACGTCGGCGTTCCTCATGCCTACATCACATCAAAGCATGCTGTGGTGGGATTGGCTAAGAGCTTGAGCGGAGAGTTAGGGGAGTATGGGATACGAGTCAATTGCATCTCGCCTCACGGCATTGCGACTCCTATGATGTTTAAAACGTTAAAGACATCGGATAAGAGAAAGGTAGAAGAGATGATTTTGAGAAATGGAGTGTTGAAAGAGGCCATACTCGAAGCAGAAGATATTGCGCAGGCTGCCCTGTTTCTAGCTAGCGATGAGGCCAAATATGTGAGTGGTGTCAACTTGCCTGTGGATGGAGCCTATAGTATCAATAATCAAACATGGAAAAAGGGTCTGATGGAAGACTGTATTGCTGAATAG